One segment of Carya illinoinensis cultivar Pawnee chromosome 1, C.illinoinensisPawnee_v1, whole genome shotgun sequence DNA contains the following:
- the LOC122279585 gene encoding D-3-phosphoglycerate dehydrogenase 2, chloroplastic-like: MASSSTKLVFSPPFTSSPCSKSSPKSSSLLSFLHHTTSTPVSLKLSHSPSHSRCSASFAVSNVLKTVTSTETSVLNYPQDLDSGSSNPRPTILVSEKLGEAGLEVLRSFGNVECLYDLSPDDLSSKISSCDALIVRSGTKVTRQVFEEAKGRLKVVGRAGVGIDNVDLQAATEFGCLVVNAPTANTVAAAEHGIALLTAMARNVAQADASVKAGKWQRSKYVGVSVVGKTLAIMGFGKVGSEVARRAKGLGMHVIAHDPYAPADRARALGVELVSFDQAVSTADFISLHMPLTPTTSKVFNDETFAKVKKGVRIINVARGGVIDEDALVRALDSGVVAQAALDVFTEEPPPKESKLVQHENVTVTPHLGASTKEAQEGVAIEIAEAVVGALKGELSATAVNAPMVPAEVLSELSPYVVLAEKLGRLAVQLVAGGSGIKNIRVVYRSARDQDDLDTRLLRAMITKGIIEPISASFVNLVNADFTAKQKGLRISEERIGIDSSPEFPVDSIQVQISNVDSKFASAVSDSGDISIEGKVKYGKPHLTCVGSFAVDVSLEGNLILCRQVDQPGMIGHVGNILGEHNVNVSFMSVGRTHRRKQAIMAIGVDEEPNKETLQKIGGVPAIEEFVFLEL, encoded by the exons ATGGCTTCTTCTTCTACCAAACTCGTCTTCTCTCCTCCCTTCACCTCCTCTCCTTGCTCGAAATCTTCTCCCAAATCATCCTCTCTTCTCTCGTTCCTCCATCACACCACCTCCACGCCCGTCTCCTTAAAACTGTCGCATTCTCCATCTCATTCTCGTTGCAGTGCTTCCTTTGCTGTCAGCAACGTCCTAAAGACGGTAACATCAACCGAAACCTCGGTCCTCAACTACCCACAAGATCTCGACTCTGGAAGCTCAAATCCAAGACCAACAATCTTGGTCTCCGAGAAACTCGGAGAAGCGGGTCTGGAAGTGTTACGTAGTTTTGGCAACGTAGAATGTTTGTACGATCTCTCGCCCGATGATCTTTCCTCCAAGATCTCGTCATGCGACGCGCTGATTGTGAGGAGCGGTACCAAGGTGACCAGGCAGGTGTTCGAGGAAGCGAAAGGGCGGCTGAAGGTGGTGGGGCGTGCTGGGGTGGGCATTGACAATGTAGATCTGCAAGCCGCCACGGAGTTCGGTTGTCTTGTCGTTAATGCGCCGACAGCCAATACGGTGGCCGCAGCCGAGCATGGGATTGCTTTGCTCACTGCTATGGCTAGGAATGTCGCGCAGGCCGATGCATCTGTCAAGGCTG GAAAATGGCAACGTAGCAAGTATGTTGGCGTCTCTGTGGTTGGAAAGACTTTAGCAATTATGGGTTTTGGGAAAGTTGGTTCTGAAGTTGCGAGGCGTGCCAAAGGCTTGGGAATGCATGTTATTGCGCATGATCCATATGCCCCAGCCGATAGAGCCCGTGCTTTAGGTGTGGAGTTGGTATCTTTTGATCAGGCCGTCTCCACAGCGGATTTCATCTCTCTCCACATGCCACTCACTCCTACCACTTCAAAGGTATTCAATGATGAAACATTTGCAAAGGTGAAGAAAGGAGTGCGAATCATCAATGTTGCTAGGGGCGGAGTTATTGATGAAGATGCATTAGTTAGGGCCCTCGATAGTGGCGTTGTTGCTCAG GCTGCACTTGATGTTTTCACAGAGGAGCCTCCACCCAAAGAAAGCAAGTTAGTGCAGCATGAGAATGTCACTGTCACACCTCACCTCGGAGCTAGCACAAAGGAAGCACAG GAAGGTGTGGCTATTGAAATAGCAGAGGCTGTAGTAGGAGCGTTGAAAGGGGAGCTTTCTGCAACTGCTGTCAATGCTCCCATGGTCCCCGCTGAG GTTCTGTCAGAGTTGTCACCTTATGTCGTGCTAGCTGAGAAGCTGGGAAGGCTAGCTGTACAGTTGGTGGCTGGAGGGAGCggcataaaaaatataagggTGGTCTATAGATCTGCCCGTGACCAGGATGACCTGGACACAAGACTCCTCCGGGCTATGATCACAAAAGGCATAATCGAGCCAATATCAGCCTCATTTGTTAACCTGGTCAATGCAGATTTTACTGCCAAACAAAAAGGTCTTCGCATAAGTGAGGAAAGGATAGGCATTGACTCATCTCCAGAGTTCCCTGTCGACTCGATTCAGGTGCAAATATCCAATGTGGATTCTAAATTTGCAAGTGCTGTTTCAGATAGTGGAGATATAAGCATTGAGGGAAAAGTGAAATATGGAAAACCCCACCTGACATGTGTGGGATCCTTTGCTGTGGATGTGAGCCTGGAGGGAAACCTCATTTTATGCAGGCAGGTGGATCAACCCGGCATGATTGGCCACGTTGGAAACATACTAGGTGAGCACAATGTGAATGTGAGCTTCATGAGCGTGGGAAGGACTCACCGCAGGAAACAGGCCATTATGGCTATTGGTGTGGATGAAGAACCAAATAAGGAGACCCTTCAAAAAATAGGAGGGGTGCCTGCAATCGAAGAGTTCGTCTTCCTCGAACTGTAG
- the LOC122300687 gene encoding (R)-mandelonitrile lyase-like: MARPICFGLRYFALLMFFGAVVAFARPPLQPPGQDPSYLKFVFNATELPSEDYYDYIIVGGGTAGCPLAATLSQSYKVLVLERGGVAHGRPNLMNQEGFFNTLMEDNAFDSPAQAFTSEEGVLNARGRVLGGSSAINAGFYSRADQEFYQKSGVHWDLKVVNESYEWVERAIVFRPELKNWQSAIRDGLLEAGVDPYNGFSLDHLVGTKIGGSTFDRTGRRHTAADLLRYARPSNIQVAVYATVERILLASSSAHTRSRLSAIGVVYRDHVGRYHHAILSRHGEVILSGGAIGSPQLLLLSGIGPRPYLSSWGIPVARHLPYVGQYLYDNPRNGISIVAPTPLEHSLIQVVGITESGAYIEAASNVIPFASPARSIFIRTPSAPLYLTVATLMEKIVGPLSSGTLRLASIDVRLNPIVRFNYLNNPVDLERCVNGTRKIGAVLRSRSLENFKFRNLFGGRDFRFVGPALPVDQSNRRMMEDFCRRTVSTIWHYHGGCVVGKVVDADFRVIGVDALRVVDGSTFGVSPGTNPQATVLMLGRYVGLKLIEERTRG; the protein is encoded by the exons ATGGCGAGACCCATTTGCTTTGGGCTACGGTACTTTGCGCTCTTGATGTTCTTTGGTGCAGTTGTTGCTTTTGCTAGACCACCACTACAACCGCCTGGCCAAG ACCCAAGTTACCTCAAGTTTGTGTTCAATGCTACCGAACTCCCATCCGAAGACTACTATGATTACATCATCGTTGGGGGAGGCACTGCCGGATGCCCATTGGCTGCAACACTATCTCAGTCGTATAAAGTACTAGTGCTCGAGCGAGGCGGTGTTGCCCATGGAAGGCCCAATTTGATGAACCAAGAAGGTTTCTTTAACACACTCATGGAAGACAATGCATTCGACTCTCCTGCCCAAGCCTTCACATCTGAAGAAGGAGTACTCAATGCCCGAGGACGCGTTCTTGGTGGCAGCAGTGCGATAAATGCAGGGTTCTATAGCAGAGCAGATCAAGAGTTTTATCAGAAATCGGGTGTCCATTGGGATCTTAAAGTGGTGAACGAGTCCTATGAGTGGGTTGAGAGGGCAATTGTGTTTAGGCCAGAGCTCAAGAATTGGCAATCGGCAATTCGAGACGGGTTATTGGAAGCTGGTGTTGATCCCTATAACGGGTTTAGTTTAGATCACTTGGTGGGAACCAAGATTGGCGGTTCAACTTTTGATAGAACCGGGAGGAGACACACTGCCGCTGATCTCCTGAGGTACGCAAGACCATCCAATATTCAGGTGGCCGTGTACGCAACTGTGGAAAGAATACTACTGGCCTCATCTTCAGCGCACACGCGTTCAAGGCTATCAGCAATCGGAGTTGTTTATCGTGATCACGTCGGGAGGTATCACCATGCGATATTGAGCAGACATGGCGAGGTGATCCTTTCTGGCGGTGCCATTGGAAGCCCACAGCTCCTGCTGTTGAGTGGCATTGGTCCGCGGCCTTATCTATCGTCTTGGGGAATCCCTGTGGCTCGTCATCTTCCCTATGTTGGGCAGTACCTTTACGATAACCCCAGAAATGGTATCTCCATTGTGGCCCCAACTCCACTGGAGCACTCACTGATACAGGTCGTCGGCATCACTGAATCGGGGGCTTACATCGAAGCAGCTTCCAATGTCATCCCTTTTGCATCCCCCGCTCGCTCCATATTCATTCGGACACCATCCGCCCCTCTGTATCTCACTGTGGCTACTCTCATGGAAAAGATTGTTGGGCCACTTTCGAGTGGAACATTGAGACTAGCCTCAATAGATGTGAGGTTAAACCCAATTGTTCGATTCAATTACTTGAACAACCCAGTTGATCTTGAACGCTGCGTGAATGGCACACGCAAGATTGGAGCTGTGCTCAGGAGCAGGTCCTTGGAGAATTTCAAGTTTAGGAACTTGTTCGGTGGTCGTGATTTTAGGTTCGTGGGACCTGCATTGCCTGTTGATCAATCCAACAGACGTATGATGGAAGATTTCTGTCGCCGGACAGTTAGTACCATATGGCACTACCACGGGGGCTGCGTCGTGGGGAAGGTGGTTGATGCTGACTTCCGGGTCATTGGCGTTGATGCACTCCGAGTTGTTGATGGGTCGACGTTTGGAGTTTCGCCAGGGACAAATCCTCAGGCCACTGTACTGATGCTTGGAAG ATATGTTGGACTGAAGTTGATCGAAGAGCGAACGAGAGGATGA